Below is a genomic region from Candidatus Methylomirabilota bacterium.
CCGGGGCCGACCCCTTCTCGGGCGATCCGACGTTCAAGGACTTCTACGACCGCTACTTCGGCCAGCTGCCGCCATCCGAGCGCGAGCGGGCCGGCGTCGGATCCGGCGTCATCATCGACACCCAGGGCCACATCCTCACGAACCTCCACGTGATCAAGGGGGCCGACGAGATCGTCGTCCGCCTGCACGACAAGAAGGAGCTCAAGGGGAAGGTCGTCGGCAGCGACACCAAGACGGACCTGGCGGTCATCCGCATTCCCTCCGAGGGGATCGTGGCGGCGCCGCTCGGGGACTCCGATCGCCTCCAGGTGGGCGAGTGGGCGATCGCCATCGGCAGCCCGTTCGGACTGGAGCAGACCGTCACCGTCGGCGTGATCAGCGCGACGGGGCGCTCGGAGGTCGGCATCGTCCCCTACGAAAATTTCATCCAGACCGACGCCTCGATCAACCCGGGCAACTCGGGCGGCCCCCTCCTGACCTTCCGCGGGGAAGTCATCGGGATCAACACCGCCATCGTGTCCACCGGCCAGGGAATCGGTTTCGCCATCCCGATCAACAGCGCCCGCCACGTGGCGAGCGCGCTCGTGTCGAAGGGCAAGGTCGTCCGTGGATGGCTCGGAGTTTCCCTCCAGCCACTGACGAAGGACCTGGCCCAGTCGCTCGGCGCCGGAACCGAGAAGGGCGCTGTCGTCACGCGGAGCCTGCCGGGGAGCCCGGCCGAGAAGGCCGGTCTCGTCCAGAACGACGTCATCCTCAAGTTCGGCGACGTGGTGGTCGAGGATCTCCAGCACCTTCAGCGGCTGGTCCTCGACGCGCCCGTCAATCAGTCGGTGACGCTCCGCGTCCTGCGGAAGGGCAAGGAAGTCGCGATGCCCGTCACCATCGCCGAGGCGCCGCCCGAGCGGCCATCGCCCTCCTAGAGGCGAGGAACCGAGACAGCCCTCCTCGTGGTCTTCTCCTGGCGCAGGATCCGGGCTCGCGTGACGGCGGTTCTCCACCTCGATGAGTCGCCGTCGCGACTCGCGACCAGCATGGCCGTCGGCGTGTTCATCGGCATCACGCCGTTCTTCTTCCTGCACACGGTGCTGGCCGTGATCGTCGCGCTGATCTTCCGGCTCAACATGGCGGCCACCATCACCGGCGCCTGGTTCAATCTCCCCTGGTTCGCACCCTTCCTCTACGCCTTCTGCCTCAAGCTGGGCGAGGCCATCCTGAGCGGGAACATCGGGCTCATATGGAGCTTCGGCGAGCTCACCGAAGCGGCGCTCGCCCTGCTCCATACCAGCGCGCGAGAGCACGCGGGGAACTTCGTCCAGATGTTCTGGGACGCCCTCTTCGTGGCCTCGAAGCCGCTCTTCATCGGCACGACGGTGGTCGGGCTGGTGGCGGCCGTGACGACGTACTTCGTCACGCTGGCGGCCATCAAGGAGATCCGTCTTCTGAGTCACCTCGCCCCCGTTCCCCCCGGAGGCTCGGACGGCAATCCCTCCTCGGGGGAGCGGCGGCCATGAAGGTCGAGACGCCGTTGGACGAGATCGCGCTCCTCCTGACCCGTGTGTTTGCGCTCGGCGAGGTGGCCGCGGGCGCGCTGGCGCGGTTCGGGGCCATCCTCGGCGCGATCCTCATCGGGTGGATCGCCTATCGGATCGTGATCGGGCTGATCGATCGTCTGCTCAGTCCCCTGGGAGGTGTGGCCAACTACACGGCGCGTGCGCAACGGGCGCGGACGCTCAACCCGCTCCTGGCCAGCGCGGCGCGCTATGTCATCGCGTTCATCGTGACCGTGGTCGTCCTCAGCGAGCTCGGGATCGACGTTCGGGCCCTGATGGTCTCGGCCGGGGTCATCGGGCTGGCGATCGGCCTCGGCGCCCAGAGCCTGATCAAGGACGTCATCACCGGCTTCTTCATCCTCTTCGAGAACCTGATCGCCGTCGGCGACGTCATCGAGGTGGGCTCGCACAGCGGCGTCGTCGAGGCGGTGGGACTACGGGTCACCAAGATCCGGAAGTTCTCCGGCGAGCTCCGGATCGTCCCCAACGGCGAGCTCACGGCGTTCGGCCATCATTCGGCCGGCTGGGCCCGGGCCGTCGTCGAGGTGAGCGTGGGGTACGGCGAGGACATCACGCGCGCGCTCCGCGTCCTGGAGGGAGTCGGACACGCGCTCCGGGAAGCCCACCCGGGGCAGGTCCTGGAGCCCCCGGTGGCCGAGGGCATCCTGCGGTTCCAGGCCTCCGACGTCGTGCTGCGACTCCACGCCCGCGTGGATGCCCAGCACAAGTTCCCGATGGAGCTCGAGCTCCGCCGGCGTGTCAAAGAGGGACTCGACGCCGCGGGCATAGAGATCCCGTATCCTCAGCAGGTGGTTCACGTCTCTCCGGATCACCCATCACTCGTCCCGCCACGCGAGAAGGAGTCTCGGGCATGAGGGTACGCTCCGCCATTTTCCCGGCCGCCGGTCTCGGCACGCGGTTTCTCCCGGCCACCAAGGCGCAGCCGAAAGAGATGCTCCCCCTCGTCGACAAGCCGATGATTCAGTACGTCGTCGAAGAAGCGGTGGCGGCCGGGCTCGATCGGCTCACGATCATCACCGGCCGCGGCAAGCGCGCCATCGAGGACCACTTCGACGCAGCCGTGGAGTTGGAGTTCTACCTGCAGGAGCGCGGCAAGTGGGAGGAACTCGCCCAGATCAAGG
It encodes:
- a CDS encoding trypsin-like peptidase domain-containing protein gives rise to the protein MTRFLARLGAGVVVALAVGLGLGIGLSWTGARLPAAFRGGSSGGAAAAPTAEEMQRAFVRVAERVRPAVVNIATSHFLRRQRPPGADPFSGDPTFKDFYDRYFGQLPPSERERAGVGSGVIIDTQGHILTNLHVIKGADEIVVRLHDKKELKGKVVGSDTKTDLAVIRIPSEGIVAAPLGDSDRLQVGEWAIAIGSPFGLEQTVTVGVISATGRSEVGIVPYENFIQTDASINPGNSGGPLLTFRGEVIGINTAIVSTGQGIGFAIPINSARHVASALVSKGKVVRGWLGVSLQPLTKDLAQSLGAGTEKGAVVTRSLPGSPAEKAGLVQNDVILKFGDVVVEDLQHLQRLVLDAPVNQSVTLRVLRKGKEVAMPVTIAEAPPERPSPS
- a CDS encoding DUF2062 domain-containing protein; its protein translation is MVFSWRRIRARVTAVLHLDESPSRLATSMAVGVFIGITPFFFLHTVLAVIVALIFRLNMAATITGAWFNLPWFAPFLYAFCLKLGEAILSGNIGLIWSFGELTEAALALLHTSAREHAGNFVQMFWDALFVASKPLFIGTTVVGLVAAVTTYFVTLAAIKEIRLLSHLAPVPPGGSDGNPSSGERRP
- a CDS encoding mechanosensitive ion channel family protein — its product is MKVETPLDEIALLLTRVFALGEVAAGALARFGAILGAILIGWIAYRIVIGLIDRLLSPLGGVANYTARAQRARTLNPLLASAARYVIAFIVTVVVLSELGIDVRALMVSAGVIGLAIGLGAQSLIKDVITGFFILFENLIAVGDVIEVGSHSGVVEAVGLRVTKIRKFSGELRIVPNGELTAFGHHSAGWARAVVEVSVGYGEDITRALRVLEGVGHALREAHPGQVLEPPVAEGILRFQASDVVLRLHARVDAQHKFPMELELRRRVKEGLDAAGIEIPYPQQVVHVSPDHPSLVPPREKESRA